A single genomic interval of Asinibacterium sp. OR53 harbors:
- a CDS encoding CopD family protein produces MYVYLKALHIIFVVTWFAGLFYMPRLFIYATEAAEQPELVRDILHKQFFVMMKRLWYGITWPSAILTLLLGLSVLFNGGWDKLLFEPAGRWLLLKLLFVLLLYVYHYSLHCIFKQEMRGIFRYSSQQLRIWNEVATIFLIAIVMLVVVKQGMSLVWGLIGLVVFIVLLMSAIRIYKLIRKTKT; encoded by the coding sequence ATGTACGTATACCTGAAAGCTCTTCACATCATCTTCGTCGTAACCTGGTTTGCCGGCCTTTTCTACATGCCACGCCTGTTCATTTATGCAACGGAAGCAGCAGAACAACCAGAACTGGTGCGTGATATCCTGCACAAACAGTTTTTTGTTATGATGAAACGGTTGTGGTATGGCATTACCTGGCCCTCCGCCATACTTACCCTGTTATTGGGATTGAGCGTGCTGTTCAATGGCGGGTGGGACAAGCTGCTGTTTGAGCCTGCCGGCAGGTGGTTATTGCTGAAATTGCTTTTTGTACTGTTGCTCTATGTATATCATTATTCACTGCATTGCATCTTCAAACAGGAAATGCGGGGAATATTCAGGTATAGTTCCCAGCAATTGCGCATCTGGAATGAAGTAGCCACCATTTTTTTAATTGCTATTGTGATGCTGGTAGTGGTGAAGCAGGGCATGAGCCTTGTATGGGGATTGATTGGATTGGTGGTGTTCATTGTATTGCTCATGAGCGCTATCAGGATATACAAACTGATCCGGAAAACGAAAACCTAA